The DNA region CAGTCGATCCAGACCCACGGCGGCAACGGCCTGTCCCACGAGTACGGGTTGTCGGAACTCTGGTTCGTCGCCCGGCTCATGCGCACCGCGCCGGTGAGCCGGGAGATGGTGCTGAACTTCGTCGCGCAGACATCGCTGGGTCTGCCGCGGTCCTACTGAAATCGAGCTGAGGAGACAAGCATGACGACCACCGAGCAGACCTTCGACGCGATCGTGATCGGGGCCGGGGCGGGCGGGTTGTTCACCGCGGCGCGGCTGGCGCACCAGGGTTTTCGCACGCTGGTGATCGAGCAGCTCGACAAGGTCGGCGGACGGGCCTCCACCGATGACATCGACGGCTTCAAGGTGAACAACGGGGCCATTGTCATCGAGGTCGGCGGGATCACCCAGCAGACCTGTGAGGAGGTCGGTGCCCCGTTCGATATCCGCGAGCCCCAGCCGCCGATCCTGTACCGCATCGCGGGCAAGGATGTTGACGTCACCGGCGGCGGGTGGGGGTTCCTGCTGGGCAAACTGACGCGGCAGGGCGCCAAGCTGGTCAAGGGGATCGGCGCGGCACGTAACGACTCCGGCCTGCCCGAGGACGAGCTCTCCACGGCCGAGTGGGTGGCGAAGTACACGAAAAATGAAGGCGTGCACGGGATCTTCCGCAACATGTGCGCCTCGGTCTTCGCTGTCGGCTCTGAAGACCTGCCCGCACGGGTGTTCTTGACCTACTTCACCCGCAAGAGCGCGTTCAAGCGGTTCGGCTTCCACCCCGAGGGCACCATCGGCCTGTGGAAGGGGCTGGCCGGCGCGGTGGAACGCCATGGCGGACAGATCTGGCTGTCGACTCCCGTGACGAAGATTCTCACCGAGGGTGGGACCGCTACCGGCGTAGTGGTCGAGCGCGACGGACAGCAGGTCACACTCACCGCCCCGGTGGTGGTCAGCGATGTCGGCCCGGCCGCCACGGTCGGGCTGCTCGGTGCGGACAACGTGCCGGCGGACTATCGGGAACTGGTTGAGCAGGGGACCCGGCCCACCTCGATGATCTCGGTGAACTTCGCCAGCCGCGAGCGCCTGGTCGAGGTTCCGGGCATGCTGAGTTTCGCCAAATCCCGCCGGCTGGCCTATGTCGCCAACTTCACCGACATCTGCCCGGAGATGGCTCCGCAGGGCTGGAATCTGTATGTCGGTACCGCAGTGCCCAAACCGTCGGTGGGTGATTTCGATGAGGCCGCCGAGACCGAGCTGCTGCTCCAGGATCTCCGTGACAACATCGACGACTTCGATACTCGCGCCCGAGTGCTCAACATCGCGGTCACCCGGGACGGTTGGCCGCCGCAGCGGGCGGTCGCGGGCTTCGACCTGCCGCATGACACCCCGATCACGGGTCTGTGGAACGTCGGGGACGGTGTCAAGGAGTACGCCAACGGCGGCACCACCGCCTGCGCGGAGACCGCCAAGCTGGTCGTCGACAAGATCGTGGCCAGCCATCGGCCCGCCGTGTTGAACTGAGCTGTGTTGTGAAAGCGTGGGGCGGGCCCAGCCGGGCCCGCCCCACGGCTTTACAGTGCCTTGATCGCCGAGTAGCTGTCGTTCGCCCGGATCTGTTCTGCGGCACGGGAAGCCATCGCCGCGAACATCTTGTCGCCGCGATCGGTCGCCTGCACTCCCAGTGACACCGGGATGGTCAGCACCAGCCCGTACAGCGCATGCGCCTGATACTCCAACCAGCACTTATCGGCGCTGTACCCTTCCACGCCGTAGGACAGCAATCGCCGATGGTATTCGGTGACCAGGTCGCGCTCGTGCTCGGCCCGGTCCGCCTCGGTCATGGAGTTACCGATGAAGTACGAGACATCGATTATGCCCGGTGCGGCCGCCACGCTCTGCCAGTCGACGACGGCGATCGGCGTGGCTCCGCCCTGTGCCGCGAACAGCAGGTTGTCCAGTCGGAAGTCGCCGTGCCACAGGCAGCGGTGCTCGCCGAGGGTGGCCAGCCACGCGGGCACATGATCGCCGAGTTGCTGGACTACCGAAACATGCTCCGGGTCAAGATGATTGCCGAATCGCTCCAACCACATCCCGGTGA from Mycolicibacterium sp. MU0053 includes:
- a CDS encoding phytoene desaturase family protein; translated protein: MTTTEQTFDAIVIGAGAGGLFTAARLAHQGFRTLVIEQLDKVGGRASTDDIDGFKVNNGAIVIEVGGITQQTCEEVGAPFDIREPQPPILYRIAGKDVDVTGGGWGFLLGKLTRQGAKLVKGIGAARNDSGLPEDELSTAEWVAKYTKNEGVHGIFRNMCASVFAVGSEDLPARVFLTYFTRKSAFKRFGFHPEGTIGLWKGLAGAVERHGGQIWLSTPVTKILTEGGTATGVVVERDGQQVTLTAPVVVSDVGPAATVGLLGADNVPADYRELVEQGTRPTSMISVNFASRERLVEVPGMLSFAKSRRLAYVANFTDICPEMAPQGWNLYVGTAVPKPSVGDFDEAAETELLLQDLRDNIDDFDTRARVLNIAVTRDGWPPQRAVAGFDLPHDTPITGLWNVGDGVKEYANGGTTACAETAKLVVDKIVASHRPAVLN